One genomic window of Camelina sativa cultivar DH55 chromosome 5, Cs, whole genome shotgun sequence includes the following:
- the LOC104787005 gene encoding BEL1-like homeodomain protein 5 isoform X1: protein MASFFHGESNMREPSSDLFMMNLNPFPEPTITTNAHNYHSYNLCFGSQQHGPRDEVEDHIVQVNSSVSTYSYEEVFRGLTPIYLRAAQQLLNEIVNVGNGSPGAKQESIMSKESAIYGKGDIVGGHKPGVAAYRQELEMKRGKLISMVEKVEQRYKQYHDQMQTIISSFEQEAGLGSANPYTHTALQTISKKFRVVRDMICLQIKHVNKLLGKKESDEQLMHLGKMAHHHSNAWRPQRGLPEKAVSILRAWLFEHFLHPYPRDLDKVMLAKQTGLTKSQVSNWFINARVRVWKPMVEELYLEEMNIEESRKGSNPNEHSTNGSSSKQPYNNSTSDESSNSILPTFYQGFNENGTPMPNLSSSCSIGRFRKQHMNQANFIHFNGGFENYHTMVGNGVSLSLGLPHSCDQTFNNIQFGSTSHGTEISGIYPSSTYQIMD, encoded by the exons ATGGCTTCTTTCTTTCATGGAGAATCTAATATGAGAGAACCCTCTTCTGATCTTTTTATGATGAATCTGAATCCATTCCCCGAGCCGACGATAACCACTAATGCTCATAACTATCACTCCTACAACTTGTGCTTTGGGTCTCAACAACATGGACCTCGAGATGAAGTAGAAGATCATATAGTACAAGTAAATTCTTCTGTCTCTACGTATTCATACGAAGAAGTCTTCAGGGGTTTGACTCCGATCTACTTGAGAGCTGCTCAACAATTGCTCAATGAGATTGTCAATGTTGGAAACGGTAGCCCTGGCGCCAAACAAGAATCAATAATGAGTAAAGAGTCAGCGATTTATGGAAAAGGGGACATCGTTGGTGGCCATAAGCCTGGCGTGGCGGCTTATCGCCAGGAGTTGGAGATGAAGAGAGGAAAGCTCATCTCCATGGTGGAAAAG GTTGAACAAAGATACAAGCAATACCATGACCAAATGCAGACTATAATCTCATCGTTTGAGCAAGAAGCGGGTTTAGGCTCAGCAAACCCGTACACACATACGGCGTTACAAACAATATCAAAGAAGTTTCGTGTTGTAAGAGACATGATTTGTTTGCAAATCAAACACGTAAACAAGCTGTTGGGGAAAAAGGAATCTGACGAGCAGCTTATGCATTTGGGGAAGATGGCACATCACCATTCAAATGCTTGGAGACCGCAAAGAGGTTTGCCCGAAAAAGCTGTTTCCATTCTACGAGCTTGGCTCTTTGAGCATTTTCTTCATCC ATATCCGAGGGATTTGGATAAGGTAATGCTTGCCAAACAGACTGGACTTACTAAGAGTCAG GTGTCTAATTGGTTCATAAATGCTCGAGTTCGAGTGTGGAAGCCAATGGTGGAGGAATTGTATTTGGAAGAAATGAATATTGAAGAAAGCAGAAAAGGAAGTAACCCAAATGAACATAGTACCAACGGTTCATCTTCTAAGCAACCTTACAATAATTCCACTTCAGATGAATCTTCGAACTCGATCTTACCCACCTTTTATCAAGGATTCAATGAAAACGGAACCCCTATGCCAAATTTATCCTCAAGTTGCTCTATAGGAAGGTTCAGGAAGCAACACATGAATCAAGCTAACTTCATCCATTTCAATGGAGGGTTTGAAAACTATCACACAATGGTTGGAAATGGCGTCTCCCTTTCTCTTGGCCTGCCTCATTCTTGCGACCAAACCTTTAACAACATTCAGTTCGGATCGACAAGTCATGGAACTGAGATCTCGGGCATATATCCCTCTTCAACTTATCAAATCATGGATTAG
- the LOC104787005 gene encoding BEL1-like homeodomain protein 5 isoform X2 yields the protein MREPSSDLFMMNLNPFPEPTITTNAHNYHSYNLCFGSQQHGPRDEVEDHIVQVNSSVSTYSYEEVFRGLTPIYLRAAQQLLNEIVNVGNGSPGAKQESIMSKESAIYGKGDIVGGHKPGVAAYRQELEMKRGKLISMVEKVEQRYKQYHDQMQTIISSFEQEAGLGSANPYTHTALQTISKKFRVVRDMICLQIKHVNKLLGKKESDEQLMHLGKMAHHHSNAWRPQRGLPEKAVSILRAWLFEHFLHPYPRDLDKVMLAKQTGLTKSQVSNWFINARVRVWKPMVEELYLEEMNIEESRKGSNPNEHSTNGSSSKQPYNNSTSDESSNSILPTFYQGFNENGTPMPNLSSSCSIGRFRKQHMNQANFIHFNGGFENYHTMVGNGVSLSLGLPHSCDQTFNNIQFGSTSHGTEISGIYPSSTYQIMD from the exons ATGAGAGAACCCTCTTCTGATCTTTTTATGATGAATCTGAATCCATTCCCCGAGCCGACGATAACCACTAATGCTCATAACTATCACTCCTACAACTTGTGCTTTGGGTCTCAACAACATGGACCTCGAGATGAAGTAGAAGATCATATAGTACAAGTAAATTCTTCTGTCTCTACGTATTCATACGAAGAAGTCTTCAGGGGTTTGACTCCGATCTACTTGAGAGCTGCTCAACAATTGCTCAATGAGATTGTCAATGTTGGAAACGGTAGCCCTGGCGCCAAACAAGAATCAATAATGAGTAAAGAGTCAGCGATTTATGGAAAAGGGGACATCGTTGGTGGCCATAAGCCTGGCGTGGCGGCTTATCGCCAGGAGTTGGAGATGAAGAGAGGAAAGCTCATCTCCATGGTGGAAAAG GTTGAACAAAGATACAAGCAATACCATGACCAAATGCAGACTATAATCTCATCGTTTGAGCAAGAAGCGGGTTTAGGCTCAGCAAACCCGTACACACATACGGCGTTACAAACAATATCAAAGAAGTTTCGTGTTGTAAGAGACATGATTTGTTTGCAAATCAAACACGTAAACAAGCTGTTGGGGAAAAAGGAATCTGACGAGCAGCTTATGCATTTGGGGAAGATGGCACATCACCATTCAAATGCTTGGAGACCGCAAAGAGGTTTGCCCGAAAAAGCTGTTTCCATTCTACGAGCTTGGCTCTTTGAGCATTTTCTTCATCC ATATCCGAGGGATTTGGATAAGGTAATGCTTGCCAAACAGACTGGACTTACTAAGAGTCAG GTGTCTAATTGGTTCATAAATGCTCGAGTTCGAGTGTGGAAGCCAATGGTGGAGGAATTGTATTTGGAAGAAATGAATATTGAAGAAAGCAGAAAAGGAAGTAACCCAAATGAACATAGTACCAACGGTTCATCTTCTAAGCAACCTTACAATAATTCCACTTCAGATGAATCTTCGAACTCGATCTTACCCACCTTTTATCAAGGATTCAATGAAAACGGAACCCCTATGCCAAATTTATCCTCAAGTTGCTCTATAGGAAGGTTCAGGAAGCAACACATGAATCAAGCTAACTTCATCCATTTCAATGGAGGGTTTGAAAACTATCACACAATGGTTGGAAATGGCGTCTCCCTTTCTCTTGGCCTGCCTCATTCTTGCGACCAAACCTTTAACAACATTCAGTTCGGATCGACAAGTCATGGAACTGAGATCTCGGGCATATATCCCTCTTCAACTTATCAAATCATGGATTAG
- the LOC104789286 gene encoding serine/threonine-protein phosphatase BSL3-like yields MDLDSSMVPENDQDPVTTATSSSSPMEKEASEQSTEEAGSESESASLTPSPPSPSPGQQQQQQQQPQVTTVVGPRCAPTYSVVNAIIEKKEDGPGPRCGHTLTAVPAVGEEGTSCYIGPRLILFGGATALEGNSGGTGTPTSAGSAGIRLAGATADVHCYDVLTNKWSRLTPYGEPPSPRAAHVATAVGTMVVIQGGIGPAGLSAEDLHVLDLTQQRPRWHRVVVQGPGPGPRYGHVMALVGQRYLMAIGGNDGKRPLADVWALDTAAKPYEWRKLEPEGEGPPPCILPGKRPLADVWALDTAAKPYEWRKLEPEGEGPPPCMYATASARSDGLLLLCGGRDANSVPLASAYGLAKHRDGRWEWAIAPGVSPSPRYQHAAVFVNARLHVSGGALGGGRMVEDSSSVAVLDTAAGVWCDTKSVVTSPRTGRYSADAAGGDASVELTRRCRHAAAAVGDLIFIYGGLRGGVLLDDLLVAEDLAAAETTSAASHAAAAAAATNSPPGRSPGRYGFSDERTGELLESAPDAVVLGSPVAPPVNGDMYTDISTENAMVPGTRRTSKGVEYLVEASAAEAEAISATLAAAKARQVNGEVELPDRDRGAEATPSGKPSVSLIKPDSAVPNSVIPAGVRLHHRAVVVAAETGGALGGMVRQLSIDQFENEGRRVSYGTPESATAARKLLDRQMSINSVPKKVVAHLLKPRGWKPPVRRQFFLNCNEIADLCDSAERIFSSEPTVLQLRAPIKIFGDLHGQFGDLMRLFDEYGSPSTAGDISYIDYLFLGDYVDRGQHSLETITLLLALKVEYQHNVHLIRGNHEAADINALFGFRIECIERMGERDGIWVWHRINRLFNWLPLAALIEKKIICMHGGIGRSINHVEQIENIQRPITMEAGSIVLMDLLWSDPTENDSVEGLRPNARGPGLVTFGPDRVMEFCNNNDLQLIVRAHECVMDGFERFAQGHLITLFSATNYCGTANNAGAILVLGRDLVVVPKLIHPLPPAITSPETSPERHIEDTWMQELNANRPPTPTRGRPQNPNDRGSLAWI; encoded by the exons atggattTGGATTCGTCTATGGTACCAGAGAATGATCAAGATCCTGTTACTACGGCCACTTCATCATCGTCGCCTATGGAGAAAGAAGCGTCTGAGCAATCAACGGAAGAAGCTGGATCCGAATCCGAATCGGCGTCTTTGACTCCTTCGCCTCCGTCTCCTTCTCcaggacaacaacaacaacaacaacaacaaccgcaGGTAACGACGGTGGTTGGGCCGAGATGTGCGCCGACGTATTCGGTTGTGAATGCTAttatagagaagaaagaggatgGTCCTGGTCCTAGATGTGGACACACGTTGACGGCTGTTCCTGCTGTTGGTGAAGAAGGGACGTCTTGTTACATTGGCCCGAGACTGATCTTGTTTGGTGGTGCTACAGCTCTTGAGGGTAATTCAGGAGGAACCGGAACGCCTACTTCTGCTGGAAGTGCCGGCATTC GACTTGCGGGTGCAACGGCTGATGTCCATTGTTATGATGTTCTTACTAATAAGTGGTCGAG GCTTACACCATATGGAGAACCACCTAGCCCAAGAGCTGCACATGTTGCTACTGCTGTTGGGACCATGGTAGTTATTCAG GGTGGAATAGGTCCTGCTGGTTTATCAGCTGAGGATCTTCACGTTCTTGACCTTACTCAGCAACGGCCACGATGGCACAG GGTTGTTGTTCAGGGTCCTGGACCAGGACCGCGTTATGGACACGTTATGGCACTGGTAGGACAGAGGTATCTCATGGCAATTGGTGGAAATGATG GAAAACGTCCATTAGCTGATGTATGGGCTTTGGACACTGCTGCCAAACCTTATGAATGGCGTAAGCTGGAACCAGAAGGGGAAGGTCCACCTCCATGCAT ATTACCAGGAAAACGTCCATTAGCTGATGTATGGGCTTTGGACACTGCTGCCAAACCTTATGAATGGCGTAAGCTGGAACCAGAAGGGGAAGGTCCACCTCCATGCAT GTATGCAACTGCAAGTGCACGGTCTGAtggccttcttcttctctgtggtGGAAGAGATGCGAATAGTGTG CCCCTAGCTAGTGCATATGGACTTGCCAAGCACAGGGATGGACGTTGGGAATGGGCCATAGCCCCTGGTGTCTCACCTTCTCCTAGATACCAGCATGCAGCA GTCTTTGTAAACGCAAGACTCCATGTCTCTGGTGGGGCACTTGGTGGTGGACGTATGGTAGAAGACTCATCCAGTGTTGCAG TGTTGGATACTGCAGCAGGTGTATGGTGTGATACAAAATCGGTTGTTACTAGTCCTAGAACTGGTAGATATAGTGCTGATGCAGCTGGTGGTGATGCTTCTGTTGAGTTGACTAGGCGTTGCAGACATGCTGCTGCTGCAGTGGGTGATTTGATATTCATCTATGGTGGTTTGCGTGGAG GAGTGTTACTTGATGACCTATTGGTTGCTGAAGATCTTGCTGCTGCTGAAACAACATCTGCTGCCTCTCACGCTGCTGcggcagcagcagcaacaaacTCACCACCTGGCCGTTCACCTGGAAGATATGGATTTTCTGATGAAAGGACAGGGGAGTTACTGGAATCAGCTCCTGATGCTGTGGTACTGGGAAGTCCTGTTGCACCCCCTGTAAATGGTGATATGTATACTGATATAAGCACTGAAAATGCAATGGTCCCAGGAACTAG GAGAACAAGCAAAGGTGTGGAGTATCTCGTTGAAGCATCTGCTGCGGAAGCTGAGGCTATCAGTGCAACTTTAGCTGCTGCGAAGGCACGGCAGGTCAATGGTGAAGTTGAACTGCCGGATAGGGATCGTGGTGCTGAGGCTACACCCAGTGGAAAACCGTCAGTGTCATTAATTAAGCCTGATTCTGCAGTACCCAACAGTGTTATTCCTGCAGGGGTTCGACTTCATCATAGAGCT gTGGTGGTTGCTGCAGAAACAGGTGGAGCCTTAGGTGGAATGGTTAGACAGTTGTCCATTGATCAATTTGAAAATGAGGGACGGCGTGTTAGCTATGGGACACCTGAAAGTGCTACAGCAGCTAGGAAATTATTAGATCGTCAGATGTCAATCAATAGTGTTCCGAAAAAG GTTGTAGCTCATCTTTTGAAACCTCGAGGGTGGAAGCCTCCAGTTCGACGCCAGTTTTTCTTGAATTGCAATGAAATAGCTGATCTTTGCGACAGTGCAGAACGTATTTTCTCGAGCGAACCTACTGTGTTACAGCTTAGAGCCCCGATTAAGATATTTGGTGATTTGCATGGTCAGTTTGGGGATCTCATGCGCCTTTTTGATGAATATGGTTCACCATCAACAGCTGGAGACATATC ATATATCGATTACCTCTTTTTAGGGGACTATGTTGATCGGGGTCAACACAGCCTAGAGACAATTACACTTCTGCTTGCGTTAAAG GTTGAATACCAACACAACGTACATCTGATTCGTGGAAACCATGAAGCTGCCGATATTAATGCCCTTTTTGGTTTCCGGATAGAGTGTATTGAGCGAATG GGTGAACGTGATGGGATCTGGGTATGGCACCGAATTAACCGTTTATTCAATTGGCTACCTCTGGCTGCACTGATTGAGAAGAAAATTATCTGTATGCATGGGGGAATTGGTCGGTCGATAAATCATGTAGAGCAGATAGAAAATATCCAACGTCCGATTACAATGGAAGCAGGCTCAATCGTGCTTATGGATTTACTATG GTCCGATCCAACTGAAAATGACAGTGTTGAAGGTTTGAGGCCCAATGCTAGAGGTCCTGGATTGGTTACTTTTGGG CCTGACCGTGTCATGGAGTTCTGCAACAACAATGATCTTCAATTGATTGTACGAGCGCATGAATGCGTAATGGACGGATTCGAGCGTTTCGCCCAGGGGCATTTGATCACACTCTTTTCGGCTACAAACTATTGTG GTACTGCAAACAATGCCGGGGCTATCTTGGTGTTGGGGAGAGATCTTGTTGTGGTTCCCAAGCTTATCCATCCATTGCCTCCAGCAATTACCTCACCTGAAACTTCACCAGAAAGACATATAGAGGACACATGGATGCAG gAGTTAAACGCAAATCGACCACCAACACCAACAAGAGGACGCCCACAAAATCCAAATGACCGGGGTTCTCTTGCTTGGATATAA